A window of the Gossypium hirsutum isolate 1008001.06 chromosome A03, Gossypium_hirsutum_v2.1, whole genome shotgun sequence genome harbors these coding sequences:
- the LOC107886155 gene encoding adenosylhomocysteinase 1: protein MALIVSRTATGREFKVKDIAQADFGRLEIELAEVEMPGLMACRAEFGPTQPLKEARITGSLHMTIQTAVLIETLTALGAEVRWCSCNIFSTQDHAASAIARDSAAVFAWKGETLEEYWWCTEKALDWGPGGGPDLIVDDGGDATLLIHEGVKAEEEYERSGKLPNPNETENAEFQIVLSIIKEGLLIDPKRYTRMKDRLVGVSEETTTGVKRLYQMQANGTLLFPAINVNDSVTKSKFDNLYGCRHSLPDGLMRATDVMIAGKIAVVCGYGDVGKGCAAALKAAGARVIVTEIDPICALQALMEGIPVLTLEDMVAEADIFVTTTGNKDIIMVSHMKQMKNNAVVCNIGHFDKVISIMRLICLVLRLTQVLSGSLSSLKLIGGSSRRLIGVSLCLRKDDL, encoded by the exons ATGGCTCTCATTGTTTCCAGAACCGCCACTGGCCGCGAGTTCAAAGTTAAGGACATTGCCCAAGCCGACTTTGGCCGCCTGGAAATCGAGCTGGCTGAGGTCGAAATGCCTGGACTTATGGCTTGTCGCGCTGAGTTCGGTCCAACCCAACCCCTCAAAGAAGCTCGCATCACCGGTTCCCTCCACATGACAATCCAAACCGCCGTCCTCATTGAGACCTTAACCGCCCTTGGCGCTGAAGTCCGCTGGTGCTCCTGCAACATCTTCTCCACGCAAGACCACGCCGCCTCTGCCATTGCTCGTGACTCCGCCGCCGTCTTTGCCTGGAAAGGAGAGACCCTCGAAGAATATTGGTGGTGCACAGAGAAAGCTCTCGACTGGGGCCCCGGTGGCGGACCTGATTTGATAGTCGACGATGGTGGAGACGCCACGCTTTTGATCCACGAAGGGGTTAAGGCGGAGGAAGAGTATGAGAGGAGCGGCAAGTTGCCGAATCCGAATGAGACTGAAAACGCCGAGTTTCAAATCGTTTTGAGTATTATCAAAGAAGGATTATTAATTGACCCCAAAAGGTATACAAGGATGAAGGACAGATTGGTTGGCGTTTCAGAGGAAACTACCACTGGTGTTAAAAGATTATATCAAATGCAAGCTAATGGGACCCTTTTATTCCCCGCCATTAATGTCAATGATTCTGTTACAAAGAGCAAG TTTGATAACTTGTATGGATGTCGACATTCACTGCCTGATGGTCTTATGAGAGCTACTGATGTAATGATTGCTGGAAAAATTGCTGTTGTTTGTGGTTATGGAGACGTTGGCAAGGGTTGTGCCGCTGCTCTTAAGGCAGCCGGAGCTCGTGTGATTGTGACCGAAATCGATCCCATTTGTGCTCTTCAGGCTTTAATGGAAGGTATTCCGGTTTTGACATTAGAAGACATGGTTGCCGAAGCGGACATTTTTGTGACTACCACTGGAAATAAGGATATTATTATGGTTAGTCATATGAAGCAGATGAAGAACAATGCGGTTGTGTGCAACATCGGTCATTTCGATAAGGTCATTTCGATAATGAGATTGATATGCTTGGTCTTGAGACTTACCCAGGTATTAAGCGGATCACTATCAAGCCTCAAACTGATCGGTGGATCTTCCCGGAGACTAATAGGGGTATCATTGTGCTTGCGGAAGGACGACTTATGA
- the LOC107886154 gene encoding mediator of RNA polymerase II transcription subunit 4, giving the protein MQQQRLKQQHALVQQVYPNPSLMGSPQIEPISSGNLPPGFDASNCRSVYVANIHPQVTEPFLQEVFLSTGPIEGCKLVKKDKATYGFVDYVDRRSAALAIVTLNGRQLFGQPIKVNWAYASSQREDTSGHHNTFVGDLSPRAQSLLLQMASLASKLFEVSPNRAIWVSAFRGSLPSFLSSQMQSMPPPPLESTPTSTKEVISLFASLQTQLFEAVGQLQEILDLQDAKQKIAKEIRFKDGAVVAFANKLKEAEQVLDVLVDDYSSYRKPKRLKLEDNGVKDAAAADGDSCTTTVASRLNLSDILSYAHRISYTTFAPPEFGAGQAPLRGALPPAPQEEQMRASQLYNFADLDVGLPKTAETKEKTVEAIIEPPPAQPADTNPLANLAALQGLLPPNFTVPAGWKPNMPVELPANLPVPPPGWKPGDPVPLPPLDSLSIPRMEGPNMRPVPPPGLHKPPEPIQVRHVELDILDPDDDSSDYSSDDGSSDDED; this is encoded by the exons ATGCAACAGCAAAGGCTAAAGCAGCAACATGCTCTGGTGCAACAGGTGTACCCAAATCCCAGTCTCATGGGTAGTCCTCAG ATAGAGCCTATCTCGAGTGGAAATCTTCCTCCTGGCTTTGATGCATCTAATTGCCGTAGTGT ATACGTAGCAAATATTCACCCCCAGGTCACGGAACCCTTTCTGCAAGAAGTTTTCTTGAGTACTGGTCCTATTGAAGGATGCAAACTTGTTAAGAAAGATAAG GCAACCTATGGTTTTGTGGACTACGTTGATCGCAGATCAGCTGCCCTTGCTATTGTTACTCTTAATGGAAGGCAGCT ATTTGGGCAACCTATTAAAGTTAATTGGGCATATGCTAGCAGCCAGAGGGAGGATACATCAG GTCATCACAACACTTTTGTTGGTGATCTCAGCCCTCGAGCTCAATCCCTACTCCTCCAAATGGCATCCTTAGCTTCTAAGCTCTTTGAAGTTTCCCCGAATCGAGCCATTTGGGTTTCGGCTTTTCGTGGGTCTCTGCCTTCTTTCCTTTCTTCACAGATGCAATCAATGCCTCCTCCTCCACTTGAATCCACCCCTACTTCCACTAAAGAAGTCATCTCGTTGTTTGCTTCCCTCCAAACCCAGCTCTTCGAAGCGGTAGGCCAGCTCCAAGAAATCCTGGACCTTCAAGATGCTAAGCAGAAGATTGCCAAGGAAATTAGGTTTAAAGATGGTGCAGTCGTTGCTTTTGCTAATAAACTTAAGGAGGCAGAGCAGGTTCTCGATGTTCTAGTTGATGATTATTCCAGTTATCGGAAGCCGAAAAGGTTGAAATTGGAGGATAATGGTGTGAAGGATGCTGCTGCTGCTGATGGTGATTCTTGTACCACTACAGTTGCATCTCGTTTGAATTTGTCAGATATTTTGTCGTATGCACATCGGATTAGTTACACTACTTTTGCACCTCCTGAGTTTGGCGCCGGACAAGCACCGCTTCGTGGGGCGCTCCCCCCTGCACCACAGGAGGAGCAGATGCGTGCTTCTCAGCTTTATAACTTTGCTGATCTCGATGTTGGTTTACCTAAGACAGCCGAGACTAAGGAGAAAACTGTCGAAGCTATCATTGAGCCACCGCCTGCACAGCCTGCAGATACCAATCCGCTGGCTAATTTGGCTGCCCTTCAGGGCTTGCTTCCACCAAATTTTACAGTTCCAGCAGGCTGGAAACCCAATATGCCTGTGGAGTTGCCAGCCAACTTGCCAGTGCCACCACCAGGATGGAAGCCTGGGGACCCAGTGCCACTACCTCCATTGGACTCCTTGTCTATACCTAGGATGGAAGGGCCGAACATGCGGCCTGTTCCACCTCCAGGTTTGCATAAGCCACCTGAGCCAATTCAGGTGCGACATGTTGAGCTCGACATTCTTGATCCAGATGATGATAGCAGTGATTATAGTAGTGATGATGGAAGCTCTGATGATGAAGATTGA